In a genomic window of Thermoplasmata archaeon:
- a CDS encoding RAD55 family ATPase translates to MGDDTRVLGIPEIDDALWPALPPGWLALLAGHSGSGAPLLAKQFAHAGVGSVPVLFYTTFERTEDVTRAFEDFGWDPAEIKVVNLADEYYERVLVHGLDIARAREKGLSVEQLIASRSGAAESPKPFSLTSRMLSDLAEFDHPFRLVLDSVDFFLEVLEPHDVTTVARQIRHRCRTVGGQALLTAHSLAHDRAVYGLLHDLSDLVFELKSEPRAERFGHSIVVEKVGNRPDLTRIAPVHVSPTGWAVGPAERAAG, encoded by the coding sequence GTGGGCGACGACACGCGGGTCCTGGGCATCCCGGAGATCGACGACGCGCTCTGGCCGGCGCTCCCGCCGGGTTGGCTCGCGCTGCTCGCCGGCCACTCCGGCTCCGGGGCGCCGCTGCTCGCCAAGCAGTTCGCGCACGCGGGTGTCGGCAGCGTTCCGGTCCTGTTCTACACGACGTTCGAGCGGACCGAGGACGTCACGAGGGCCTTCGAGGACTTCGGCTGGGACCCGGCCGAGATCAAGGTCGTCAACCTCGCCGACGAATACTACGAGCGCGTGCTGGTCCACGGGCTCGACATCGCCCGCGCCCGCGAGAAGGGGCTCAGCGTCGAGCAGCTGATCGCGAGCCGCAGCGGAGCCGCGGAGAGCCCGAAGCCGTTCAGCCTCACGAGCCGGATGCTCAGCGACCTCGCCGAGTTCGACCACCCGTTCCGGCTCGTCCTCGACTCGGTCGACTTCTTCCTCGAGGTCCTCGAGCCGCACGACGTGACGACCGTGGCCCGCCAGATCCGCCACCGCTGCCGCACCGTCGGCGGCCAGGCGCTCCTCACCGCCCACTCCCTCGCCCACGACCGGGCGGTCTACGGATTGCTCCACGATCTCTCCGACCTCGTCTTCGAGCTCAAGAGCGAGCCGCGCGCGGAGCGCTTCGGCCATTCGATCGTGGTCGAGAAGGTCGGGAACCGGCCCGATCTGACGCGGATCGCGCCGGTGCACGTGAGCCCGACCGGCTGGGCGGTCGGGCCGGCGGAGCGCGCGGCGGGATAG
- a CDS encoding ATPase domain-containing protein has protein sequence MEVPPEATPAAPSAPRALLAPAAVLERCATGIEGLDNILAGGIPRGNMILVAGSVGTGKTTLSLEFLVRGAERGERSLFLSVTEASQKLIQNLSTFEFFRTDLVRDGSLVFADLPAIYDRLGLEHEELTPDEIDILIRTIHELVESLGVKRLVLDSLTSVCYRIRRDERIRDFMLRLGQTLSQLGCTSILVSEIGPQAGRYSLHGVEEAIVDGVVLLWNTRRQGDILRVLQVVKMRGTAHSRAQYVIDLTPIGLLMAPHLKGQNPEET, from the coding sequence ATGGAGGTTCCTCCGGAGGCGACGCCGGCGGCGCCGTCCGCGCCGCGCGCGCTGCTGGCCCCGGCGGCCGTGTTGGAGCGCTGCGCCACCGGTATCGAGGGACTCGACAACATCCTCGCGGGCGGGATCCCCCGGGGCAACATGATCCTCGTCGCCGGCAGCGTCGGCACCGGCAAGACGACGCTCAGCCTCGAGTTCCTGGTCCGTGGGGCGGAGCGCGGCGAGCGATCGTTGTTCCTGTCGGTCACCGAGGCGTCGCAGAAGCTGATCCAGAACCTCTCGACCTTCGAGTTCTTCCGGACCGACCTCGTGCGCGACGGCTCGCTCGTGTTCGCCGACCTCCCCGCGATCTACGACCGTCTCGGGCTCGAGCACGAGGAGCTGACCCCGGACGAGATCGACATCCTGATCCGCACGATCCACGAGCTCGTCGAGTCGCTGGGGGTCAAGCGCCTCGTGCTCGACAGCCTGACCTCCGTCTGCTACCGGATCCGGCGCGACGAGCGGATCCGCGACTTCATGCTGCGGCTCGGCCAGACCCTGAGCCAGCTCGGCTGCACGTCGATCCTCGTCTCGGAGATCGGGCCGCAAGCGGGGCGCTACTCGTTGCACGGGGTCGAGGAGGCGATCGTGGACGGAGTGGTCCTGCTGTGGAACACCCGTCGCCAGGGCGACATCCTGCGCGTCCTCCAGGTCGTGAAGATGCGCGGCACCGCGCATTCGCGCGCGCAGTACGTGATCGATCTCACGCCGATCGGGCTGCTGATGGCGCCCCACCTCAAGGGCCAGAACCCGGAGGAGACGTAG
- a CDS encoding DUF87 domain-containing protein, whose amino-acid sequence MSLTGEATVVSRWRYQSRAAPVPRPGDTIAFAARLAAALRAAHATGLAFRLSIGSGHPPLVTLEAPTPASARWMSRTLVPAYEDDRWSARRDGAPVALAGVPWDGVPVRAWPVRLCARQETVGLFDATATALASLPSGAWATWWLRPAPLVRARAPRADPAPRPPVAGRGLPLPVPSAHRAADDTATPGPLWSASCTVRAESDVPGPVERAAHALEVASAGAEASGLRFRPRRWWSASGPPSFPATEADLMSILPSPTSGTLGVGVPPPSTAWILPLGRASSGRVVGPAIEVGQGRHLAILGETGMGKSSLLLALSRRAVDAGGVILLDPIGDTARTLRAELPPEARRRLTWIDTASAPGINALASMGTDSAASPAVRERALNDLVHALRRVRSGRYADAGFWGPRLEEMLTRALRAAAALPGGTLVEAHRLLEAQARGFRLVPVEAMEAVRSLADRIRERPEDADGARRLIYEVVRSPVLARMLCAHPPTLSATDLVAPGRVVLVSGDAAIVGESTARYLLSVYLALVWAELLARSPPAKTFVLLDEAQWFGHESLAEMLRLGRRRDVHVVLATQAVASLPEPVAESLWTNVADLVVFRGSPAEAREVARSVNGVSAEAILALPRGRAIALLGKGVTVEWIRAARIPRAHRPLEAPADDPGAPPPPKDDRPPAAEPGPGELTRTMATAVEAILDSIRQQIGAPADGRPTTVSLAGLRRAGDPGGRGLRAVGSQLGRAGAILAIGRGPNGPCWTIDPRRMPWPVPTSPPPLPRNDARPAQPS is encoded by the coding sequence GTGTCACTCACGGGCGAAGCGACCGTCGTCTCCCGCTGGCGGTACCAGTCCCGGGCCGCACCGGTCCCCCGGCCGGGCGACACGATCGCGTTCGCCGCGCGGCTGGCCGCGGCGCTGCGCGCGGCGCACGCGACGGGGCTCGCCTTCCGTCTGTCGATCGGCTCCGGGCATCCTCCGCTGGTCACGCTCGAGGCACCGACGCCGGCGAGTGCGCGGTGGATGAGCCGGACGCTGGTGCCGGCGTACGAGGACGATCGCTGGAGCGCGCGGCGCGACGGTGCCCCGGTCGCCCTAGCAGGCGTCCCGTGGGACGGCGTGCCGGTCCGTGCCTGGCCGGTCCGGCTCTGCGCGCGCCAGGAGACGGTCGGGCTCTTCGACGCGACGGCCACGGCGCTCGCGTCCCTTCCATCCGGGGCTTGGGCGACATGGTGGCTTCGACCGGCCCCGCTGGTTCGGGCGCGAGCACCGAGGGCGGACCCCGCACCCCGACCCCCCGTTGCGGGCCGGGGGCTTCCGCTCCCGGTCCCCTCGGCCCACCGAGCGGCGGACGATACGGCGACACCCGGTCCCCTGTGGTCCGCCTCGTGCACGGTCCGGGCGGAATCCGACGTTCCCGGACCGGTCGAGCGGGCGGCGCATGCTCTGGAGGTGGCCAGTGCCGGCGCGGAAGCGAGCGGCCTGCGGTTCCGTCCCCGCCGGTGGTGGTCCGCGAGCGGTCCGCCGTCGTTCCCGGCGACCGAGGCCGACCTGATGTCGATCCTTCCCTCGCCCACGTCCGGAACGCTGGGCGTCGGCGTGCCGCCCCCCTCGACCGCGTGGATCCTCCCCCTTGGTCGGGCGAGCTCGGGACGCGTCGTCGGACCCGCGATCGAGGTCGGGCAAGGGCGACACCTGGCGATCCTAGGCGAGACCGGGATGGGCAAGAGCTCCCTGCTGCTCGCGCTCTCCCGACGCGCGGTCGACGCGGGAGGCGTCATCCTCCTGGACCCGATCGGTGACACCGCTCGGACGCTCCGCGCCGAGCTGCCGCCCGAGGCCCGACGGCGACTTACCTGGATCGACACGGCGTCGGCCCCGGGGATCAACGCGCTCGCGTCGATGGGCACGGACTCCGCCGCGAGCCCGGCGGTGCGCGAGCGCGCCCTCAACGATCTCGTTCACGCGTTGAGGCGCGTGCGATCGGGTCGCTACGCGGACGCGGGCTTCTGGGGGCCCCGGCTCGAGGAGATGCTGACGCGGGCGCTTCGCGCGGCGGCCGCGCTGCCCGGGGGCACGCTGGTCGAGGCGCATCGCCTCTTGGAGGCGCAGGCCCGGGGCTTCCGCCTCGTACCCGTGGAGGCGATGGAGGCCGTCCGTTCGCTCGCCGACCGGATCCGGGAACGACCGGAGGACGCCGATGGCGCCCGTCGGCTGATCTACGAGGTCGTGCGCAGCCCGGTGCTCGCCCGGATGCTGTGCGCGCATCCCCCGACGCTGTCCGCCACGGACCTCGTGGCGCCGGGACGCGTGGTGCTCGTGAGCGGGGACGCCGCGATCGTCGGCGAGTCGACCGCCCGCTACCTGCTCTCGGTCTACCTGGCGCTCGTCTGGGCGGAGCTGCTCGCCCGTAGCCCGCCGGCGAAGACGTTCGTCCTGCTCGACGAGGCCCAGTGGTTCGGGCATGAGAGCCTCGCCGAGATGCTGCGCCTCGGACGGCGACGCGACGTGCACGTGGTGCTCGCCACGCAGGCCGTCGCGTCGCTGCCGGAACCGGTCGCGGAGTCGCTCTGGACGAACGTCGCCGACCTCGTCGTCTTCCGGGGCTCACCGGCCGAGGCGCGCGAGGTCGCACGCTCGGTGAACGGCGTCTCCGCCGAGGCGATTCTCGCGCTCCCGCGCGGCCGCGCGATCGCCCTCCTCGGCAAGGGAGTCACCGTGGAATGGATCCGCGCCGCCCGAATCCCGCGGGCGCACCGTCCGCTCGAAGCACCGGCCGACGACCCGGGCGCCCCTCCGCCACCGAAGGACGACCGACCGCCGGCGGCGGAGCCGGGGCCGGGCGAACTTACCCGGACCATGGCCACGGCCGTCGAGGCGATCCTCGACTCGATCCGGCAGCAGATCGGCGCGCCGGCGGACGGCCGCCCCACGACGGTATCGCTGGCGGGGCTGCGCCGCGCCGGCGACCCCGGCGGTCGGGGCCTGCGGGCGGTGGGGAGCCAGCTCGGACGCGCGGGGGCGATCCTGGCGATCGGTCGGGGACCCAACGGCCCGTGCTGGACGATCGATCCTCGCCGGATGCCGTGGCCGGTCCCGACGAGCCCGCCTCCGCTACCGAGAAACGATGCCCGCCCAGCACAACCCTCTTAG
- a CDS encoding GTP-binding protein: MSSLEEQITAVEEEIRDTPYNKATSSHIGRLKAKLAVLRLERETRAKGRGGGTGYAVRKSGHATVGLVGYPSVGKSTLLNRLTAAESETGAYDFTTVSIIPGMLRWGGASIQILDMPGLVPGAARGKGRGREVLSVVRSVDLILFMIDPEHTNLRALIAELEGAGVRINGRPPKIVIARTDRGGLTISSTVRLSHLAGGLAGQIAREFGLHNGSIVFREDATADQLIDALAGNRVYVTALLAVNKSDLLTPAERARLVLEQRPFDPIFVSARDRLGLDALVDRIGHALRFIRIYVKPPGRPADTEEPVILREGDGVQALLARLPGELDRTFRSAQVWGRSARFPGQTVGRDHVLADEDIVTVLVARGAARAVAQG, translated from the coding sequence ATGTCGTCGCTCGAGGAGCAGATCACGGCGGTCGAGGAGGAGATCCGTGACACCCCGTACAACAAGGCGACGAGCTCGCACATCGGGCGGCTCAAGGCGAAGCTCGCGGTGCTGCGCCTCGAGCGCGAGACACGGGCCAAGGGCCGGGGCGGCGGAACCGGCTACGCGGTCCGCAAGAGCGGCCATGCGACGGTGGGACTGGTCGGCTACCCGTCGGTCGGCAAGTCGACGCTGCTCAACCGGCTGACCGCCGCCGAGAGCGAGACGGGCGCCTACGACTTCACGACGGTCTCGATCATCCCGGGCATGCTCCGCTGGGGCGGAGCGTCGATCCAGATCCTCGATATGCCCGGTCTCGTGCCGGGCGCGGCCCGCGGGAAGGGACGCGGACGGGAGGTGCTCTCCGTGGTCCGGTCCGTCGACCTGATCCTGTTCATGATCGATCCGGAGCACACGAACCTGCGGGCGTTGATCGCCGAGCTCGAGGGCGCCGGGGTCCGGATCAACGGACGGCCGCCCAAGATCGTGATCGCCCGCACCGACCGCGGCGGACTGACGATCTCGAGCACGGTGCGCCTATCCCATCTGGCCGGTGGGCTCGCGGGCCAGATCGCGCGCGAGTTCGGGCTGCACAACGGCTCGATCGTCTTCCGCGAGGACGCGACCGCGGACCAGCTGATCGACGCGCTCGCGGGGAACCGGGTCTACGTCACCGCGTTGCTCGCCGTCAACAAGAGCGACCTGCTGACCCCGGCCGAGCGCGCGCGCCTCGTGCTCGAGCAGCGACCGTTCGACCCCATCTTCGTCTCCGCCCGCGACCGGCTGGGTCTCGACGCGCTCGTCGACCGTATCGGACACGCGCTGCGCTTCATCCGGATCTACGTGAAGCCTCCCGGCCGGCCCGCGGACACCGAGGAGCCGGTGATCCTGCGCGAGGGCGACGGCGTCCAGGCCCTGCTCGCCCGCCTGCCCGGAGAGCTCGACCGGACGTTCCGCTCGGCTCAGGTCTGGGGGCGGAGCGCGCGGTTCCCCGGTCAGACGGTCGGGCGCGATCACGTGCTCGCCGACGAGGATATCGTCACCGTGCTCGTCGCCCGGGGCGCGGCGCGCGCGGTCGCGCAAGGGTGA
- a CDS encoding fibrillarin-like rRNA/tRNA 2'-O-methyltransferase, giving the protein MRAARRFDTDRTYPRLARSNVADRVQLFTEAVARPPPVYGERWVELGARAFRAFEPGRSKLAAAILHRWTGPVPTVEETWLYLGAASGTTASHVADLVGPAGRVYALERSPRSFARLLSLAERWPNLLPILADARAPRAFAHLVPPVRGIYADIAQPDQVAIARENAALFLDRPGAAFVMALKTPSMGRDAEASGHLADAERALRGGFDLAPSVELEPFHRGHYLVGGRARAELFGERPRLTLARPRAPRPGRRAR; this is encoded by the coding sequence GTGAGGGCCGCCCGACGCTTCGATACCGATCGCACGTACCCGCGGCTCGCCCGCTCGAACGTGGCGGACCGGGTCCAGCTGTTCACGGAGGCGGTCGCGCGGCCGCCGCCGGTCTACGGAGAGCGGTGGGTCGAGCTCGGGGCCCGTGCGTTCCGCGCCTTCGAGCCGGGGCGCTCGAAGCTCGCGGCGGCGATTCTCCACCGATGGACCGGTCCCGTGCCGACCGTGGAGGAGACGTGGCTCTACCTCGGGGCGGCGAGCGGGACGACCGCGAGCCACGTCGCCGACCTCGTCGGCCCGGCGGGCCGCGTCTACGCGCTCGAACGCAGCCCGAGGTCGTTCGCCCGACTGCTGTCGCTCGCCGAGCGGTGGCCGAACCTCCTTCCGATCCTCGCGGACGCGCGCGCGCCCCGCGCGTTCGCCCACCTCGTCCCGCCGGTCCGCGGGATCTACGCGGACATCGCCCAGCCCGACCAGGTCGCGATCGCGCGCGAGAACGCCGCGCTGTTCCTCGATCGGCCCGGCGCCGCGTTCGTGATGGCCCTCAAGACCCCCAGCATGGGGCGCGACGCCGAAGCGTCCGGGCACCTCGCCGACGCGGAACGGGCCCTGCGAGGGGGCTTCGATCTCGCGCCGTCCGTCGAGCTCGAGCCGTTCCACCGCGGCCACTACCTCGTGGGCGGGCGCGCGCGGGCCGAGCTGTTCGGCGAGCGGCCGCGCCTCACCCTTGCGCGACCGCGCGCGCCGCGCCCCGGGCGACGAGCACGGTGA
- the purF gene encoding amidophosphoribosyltransferase, giving the protein MPAREHCGVVGVSLQGKGAAPYLFRGLRALQHRGQESAGIATASHGTLYHRKGMGLVHEIFGQELLDTLRGPIGIGHVRYSTTGSSDLENAQPIVVKIRDQDGAIAHNGDIVNFERVRRRLKAQGVELLGNADTETKAQLIALEYGRTRELEGAIRHAAKEIVGGYAVVLLVGSRVYAFRDPLGIRPLVLGTVDGGAAVASESVALELMGGRAVRDLEPGEIVVLEKGQAVRTSSMAANGARAHCMFEWVYFSRPDSIAEGRPVYDVRYRVGEALAKEAPTEADLVVPVPDSARPQALGFSRASGIPYAEGLIKNRFVERTFILPDQRRREFEVRVKLHPVPGLLKGKRVVLIDDSIVRGTTLREIVQMVRGAGATRIDVRVGCPPIRAPCYFGVDMKDRRDLVAHGREEPDVAQAVGAESVHYLSIEGLVEAITIPADNLCLGCLTGKYPVDVPQEHHRFQRSLEEF; this is encoded by the coding sequence CACCGCGGCCAGGAGTCCGCGGGCATCGCGACCGCGAGCCACGGGACGCTCTACCACCGCAAGGGGATGGGGCTCGTCCACGAGATCTTCGGCCAGGAACTGCTCGACACGCTCCGGGGACCGATCGGGATCGGCCACGTGCGCTACTCGACGACCGGCTCGAGCGACCTGGAGAACGCGCAGCCGATCGTCGTGAAGATCCGCGACCAGGACGGGGCGATCGCACACAACGGCGACATCGTCAACTTCGAGCGGGTGCGCCGCCGCCTGAAGGCGCAGGGCGTCGAGCTGCTGGGGAACGCCGACACCGAGACGAAGGCCCAGCTGATTGCGCTGGAGTACGGGCGCACGCGCGAGCTGGAGGGCGCGATCCGCCACGCGGCGAAGGAGATCGTGGGCGGCTACGCGGTCGTCCTCCTCGTCGGCTCCCGCGTCTACGCGTTCCGGGACCCGCTGGGGATCCGCCCGCTCGTCCTCGGGACCGTGGACGGCGGGGCGGCGGTCGCGAGCGAGTCGGTCGCGCTCGAGCTGATGGGCGGCCGCGCGGTCCGCGACCTCGAGCCGGGGGAGATCGTCGTCCTGGAGAAGGGCCAGGCGGTGCGGACGTCCTCCATGGCCGCGAACGGGGCCCGGGCCCACTGCATGTTCGAGTGGGTCTACTTCTCCCGGCCCGATTCGATCGCCGAGGGCCGGCCCGTCTACGACGTCCGCTACCGGGTCGGCGAGGCGCTCGCGAAGGAGGCGCCGACCGAGGCGGACCTGGTCGTGCCGGTGCCGGACTCGGCGCGACCCCAGGCGCTCGGCTTCTCGCGGGCCTCGGGGATCCCCTACGCGGAGGGCCTGATCAAGAACCGGTTCGTCGAGCGGACGTTCATCCTGCCCGACCAGCGTCGTCGCGAGTTCGAGGTCCGGGTGAAGCTGCATCCGGTCCCGGGCCTGCTGAAGGGCAAGCGCGTCGTGCTCATCGACGACTCGATCGTCCGCGGCACGACGCTGCGCGAGATCGTCCAGATGGTCCGCGGCGCCGGGGCGACGCGCATCGACGTGCGGGTCGGCTGCCCACCCATCCGTGCTCCCTGCTACTTCGGCGTCGACATGAAGGACCGCCGGGACCTCGTGGCGCACGGACGCGAGGAGCCGGACGTGGCGCAGGCCGTCGGTGCCGAGAGCGTCCACTATCTGTCGATCGAAGGCCTCGTCGAGGCGATCACGATCCCGGCGGACAATCTGTGCCTCGGCTGCCTGACCGGGAAGTACCCGGTCGACGTGCCGCAGGAGCACCACCGCTTCCAGCGCTCGCTCGAGGAGTTCTAG